A region of Prochlorococcus marinus CUG1416 DNA encodes the following proteins:
- the arsJ gene encoding organoarsenical effux MFS transporter ArsJ, which produces MKLSNIQQYSVVTANYWAFTLTDGALRLLVVGHFHELGYTTLQIALLFLFYEFFGIITNLYGGWIGARYGLRLTLWIGTILQIIALFMLIPVKEDWPVIFSVVYVMVAQAVSGIAKDLNKMSAKSAVKTVVPETSNGNDTGQKQLFKWVAILTGSKNALKGVGFFLGGLLYKLFGFNNAVGIMGFGLCIAFLLTLILPREIGKMKTKPAFNDLFSKSNAINILSAARFFLFGARDVWFVVALPVFLDMAFGWDYMEIGLFLGAWVIGYGIVQASAPAIRKMWGQKESPDRKAIQFWSAVLMVIPSLIGVALWRESSPSIAIILGLTIFGFVFAMNSSTHSYMILAYSDNEKVSLNVGFYYMANAAGRLVGTLLSGLLFMIGRNPSIGLQYCLYFSSLLILLSWISSLKLPSIKQSLSSP; this is translated from the coding sequence ATGAAGTTATCTAATATTCAACAATATAGTGTTGTAACAGCTAACTATTGGGCGTTCACGCTTACTGACGGCGCATTAAGATTATTAGTTGTTGGTCACTTTCATGAGCTAGGTTACACAACTCTACAAATTGCTTTACTTTTCCTTTTTTATGAGTTTTTTGGAATAATTACTAATTTATATGGTGGTTGGATAGGAGCAAGATATGGTTTAAGGCTTACTTTATGGATTGGGACTATCCTTCAAATCATTGCTCTTTTCATGCTTATTCCAGTTAAGGAGGATTGGCCAGTAATATTTAGTGTCGTATACGTTATGGTTGCTCAAGCAGTCAGTGGGATAGCAAAAGATTTAAACAAAATGAGTGCTAAAAGTGCTGTTAAGACAGTTGTTCCAGAAACAAGTAATGGCAATGATACTGGCCAAAAACAACTTTTTAAATGGGTTGCTATTTTAACTGGATCTAAAAATGCTCTTAAGGGAGTTGGGTTCTTCTTGGGTGGACTTTTATATAAGTTATTTGGATTCAATAATGCTGTAGGAATTATGGGTTTTGGACTCTGCATAGCCTTTTTATTGACATTAATTTTGCCTAGAGAAATTGGTAAGATGAAAACCAAACCAGCTTTTAATGATCTTTTTTCAAAATCAAATGCAATAAATATTCTTTCAGCAGCAAGATTCTTTCTTTTTGGAGCAAGAGATGTTTGGTTTGTTGTAGCTCTTCCAGTATTCCTAGATATGGCATTTGGTTGGGACTACATGGAAATAGGATTATTTCTTGGGGCCTGGGTAATAGGTTATGGAATTGTTCAGGCTTCGGCTCCAGCAATTAGAAAGATGTGGGGCCAGAAAGAAAGTCCAGATCGTAAAGCTATCCAATTTTGGAGTGCCGTATTAATGGTCATACCATCTTTGATAGGAGTCGCATTATGGAGAGAAAGTTCTCCATCGATAGCAATAATTTTAGGACTTACTATTTTTGGATTTGTTTTTGCAATGAATTCCTCCACACATTCTTATATGATTTTGGCCTACTCTGATAATGAAAAAGTCAGTTTAAATGTTGGCTTCTATTACATGGCAAATGCTGCTGGAAGACTAGTTGGAACATTACTATCTGGCTTACTATTTATGATTGGGAGAAATCCGAGTATTGGTCTTCAATATTGTCTTTATTTTTCATCACTTCTAATATTATTATCTTGGATTTCGAGTCTTAAATTACCATCAATCAAACAAAGCTTATCATCACCATAA